A genomic window from Ruminiclostridium cellulolyticum H10 includes:
- a CDS encoding phage tail protein, protein MANIVNLVERRNWVPGYRKDPYLTFNFIVEIDGIAVAGFTDVSGLSIETQVERKTFGGENHKEYTFLTQTKYSDITLKHGITNDDYLWNWYRRVINGRITRKNGSICLLDHSGNPKLWWDFLGACPIKWEGPAFSATSSSVAAETLVLTHNGINMHK, encoded by the coding sequence ATGGCAAATATAGTAAATTTGGTAGAAAGAAGAAACTGGGTTCCCGGATACAGAAAAGATCCGTACCTTACATTTAACTTTATAGTAGAGATTGATGGTATTGCAGTTGCAGGATTTACTGATGTTTCAGGTTTGAGTATTGAAACTCAGGTGGAGCGTAAAACCTTCGGAGGAGAAAACCACAAAGAGTATACATTTCTAACTCAGACTAAATACAGCGATATAACCTTAAAACATGGAATCACAAATGACGACTATTTATGGAATTGGTATCGGAGAGTAATAAATGGCAGGATAACCAGAAAAAATGGTTCTATATGTCTGCTGGATCATTCAGGTAACCCTAAACTGTGGTGGGATTTCTTGGGGGCATGTCCCATTAAATGGGAGGGACCGGCGTTTAGTGCCACAAGCAGCTCTGTAGCTGCGGAAACACTGGTATTGACCCATAATGGAATAAACATGCACAAATAA
- a CDS encoding phage tail protein, protein MATGKRNDPYRNFRFRVVIDGIQIAAFSDATIPDITTEAVEYREGTDAPHSRKLSGLTKFGNVTLKRGLTDSMDLYNWRKAVVQKGALNNRRSLSIILVDEEGNDKAQWDIIEAWPIKYDVSALSAKGNEVSIENTEFAHEGVSRVR, encoded by the coding sequence ATGGCAACAGGAAAGAGAAATGATCCATACAGAAATTTTAGATTCAGAGTAGTAATTGACGGCATTCAGATAGCAGCGTTTTCTGATGCGACAATTCCTGATATAACTACAGAAGCTGTAGAATACCGAGAGGGAACAGATGCACCTCATTCACGTAAACTTTCAGGATTAACAAAATTTGGCAATGTAACTTTGAAAAGGGGACTTACCGATTCAATGGATTTATACAACTGGCGTAAAGCTGTTGTACAGAAAGGTGCACTCAACAACAGAAGAAGCCTGTCCATTATACTGGTGGATGAAGAAGGCAATGACAAAGCTCAATGGGATATCATTGAGGCATGGCCTATCAAATACGATGTAAGTGCACTAAGTGCAAAGGGAAATGAAGTAAGTATTGAAAATACCGAATTTGCTCATGAAGGCGTATCCAGAGTTAGATAA
- a CDS encoding phage tail sheath family protein, whose amino-acid sequence MPNYLSPGVYVEEVSSGVKPIEGVGTAVGAFIGIAEKGVIGKAVLVTNWSQYVSEFGGFIPNAYLAYAVYNFFAEGGTSCYVVRAASEDAKKSLYIVKDSQGENLFEISARSEGNWGNRISFQISSSTNGQMNGFKLNIKYTEKSSFSDEYVGEDVEGELVETFDNLLIVNFEEKINDLSSFISVRPLVDLKKVDNMDKVPMFTEEDEFIELANGVDGISYVEYIDSEEKKLGINAFTPIDEINIIAAPDVSNMVSNRNIILEILNYCKTRKDCFYVIDPPHGLTPQQVKDFKEGAGEFTGNSFNSSYGALYYPWVFINDPLTGKKKLIPPSGSVVGTYAYVDSARGVHKAPAGTTDGYLDTVVGVEKIVTKGEQELLNPIGVNVIRSLPEGICIWGARTLSSDSEWRYINIRRLMMYIEESVDKASQWVVFEPNEPTLWGKVKRNISAFLTRVWRDGALYGSTQEEAFFVKVDEENNPPASRDAGQLVIEVGVAPVKPAEFVIIKVSQKTLSK is encoded by the coding sequence ATGCCAAATTATTTATCACCAGGAGTTTATGTAGAAGAAGTTTCCAGCGGAGTCAAGCCTATAGAAGGTGTAGGTACAGCGGTGGGTGCTTTTATCGGAATTGCTGAGAAGGGTGTCATTGGTAAAGCTGTTCTGGTTACCAATTGGAGCCAGTATGTCAGCGAATTTGGAGGATTTATTCCAAATGCATACCTTGCTTATGCCGTGTACAATTTCTTTGCGGAAGGAGGAACATCCTGCTATGTTGTAAGAGCTGCATCAGAAGATGCGAAGAAGTCTCTTTACATTGTAAAGGATAGTCAAGGAGAAAACTTATTCGAAATAAGTGCCCGTTCAGAAGGAAACTGGGGTAACAGAATTTCCTTTCAAATAAGCAGTTCAACAAACGGACAGATGAACGGTTTCAAACTCAATATCAAGTATACCGAGAAGAGTTCATTCAGCGATGAGTATGTTGGAGAGGATGTTGAAGGGGAACTTGTTGAGACCTTCGACAATCTGCTTATAGTTAACTTTGAAGAGAAAATAAACGATTTATCATCGTTTATAAGTGTCAGGCCGTTAGTAGATCTTAAAAAAGTTGATAACATGGACAAGGTTCCAATGTTCACTGAAGAGGATGAATTTATAGAATTGGCAAATGGCGTTGATGGAATATCATACGTAGAGTATATTGACAGCGAAGAAAAGAAATTGGGAATCAACGCATTTACACCAATAGACGAAATTAATATAATTGCTGCACCTGACGTTTCCAACATGGTATCAAACAGAAATATTATTCTCGAAATTCTTAACTATTGTAAGACCAGAAAAGATTGCTTCTACGTTATAGATCCTCCGCATGGCCTGACCCCACAACAAGTAAAGGACTTCAAAGAGGGTGCGGGAGAGTTTACAGGCAACTCATTTAATTCATCTTATGGTGCATTGTATTACCCATGGGTGTTTATCAATGACCCCCTGACAGGAAAGAAAAAACTTATCCCACCTTCAGGTTCAGTTGTAGGTACATATGCATATGTTGATTCAGCAAGAGGAGTACACAAAGCTCCTGCCGGAACTACTGACGGATATCTTGATACTGTAGTAGGAGTTGAAAAGATAGTAACAAAAGGAGAACAGGAGCTTCTCAATCCAATAGGTGTAAATGTAATCCGTTCTTTACCAGAGGGAATTTGTATCTGGGGTGCCAGAACTCTTTCATCTGATTCAGAATGGCGCTATATAAATATCAGACGTCTGATGATGTATATTGAAGAATCAGTTGACAAGGCAAGCCAATGGGTAGTTTTTGAACCCAATGAGCCAACTCTCTGGGGGAAGGTAAAGAGAAACATATCAGCTTTCCTGACAAGAGTTTGGAGAGATGGCGCTCTTTACGGTTCAACCCAGGAAGAAGCATTCTTTGTAAAGGTGGACGAGGAAAACAACCCTCCGGCATCAAGAGATGCAGGCCAATTGGTAATAGAAGTCGGTGTAGCTCCAGTTAAACCGGCAGAATTTGTAATAATCAAGGTCAGCCAAAAGACACTGTCTAAATAA
- a CDS encoding AAA family ATPase, with translation MISSENNATDIPENQGNMDSNQKPIEYASSREYLLDELSRLDLVLRRFIRDDKEEGCTTLYAGVVLSKEEIYDLLDDKNTFAQETSIEERLSELDEQIAKRLEASKACRRHISLPYLSRLLGLSLFEQRCLIACMAPEIDPKYEKVYGYFENDTSIKNPSINLMMNIFLSTEDERIEARKLFSLQAPLVRLLLESRNDLSDNCIPLISRHLKLDDWVVNYLLDINILDSRLIHVAEMIQTGQRQNISANTENVRILRFIDYYRNGRTKRNQILYFYGPEGAGKKEYVLSVCEYLGLPLIVTDLEKILSNDLPFDEILKLLGRQIKISGGILCLENFQLLVSDERSQQIRINRILQMLHEFSETTFILGRTQWHLTNTDSRFAFIAVEYPYPSATERRKHWQELSKKYQLDEKLNLNNFSEVFRFTPGQIENVLKLGENYSVWNGYSDGRIEVNDLTNACYTQSNKKLGELAKRIEALYTMEMLVLPEDQMLQMKEICRQVKYRSIVYEKWGFEKRLALGKGLNILFSGPPGSGKTMAAEVIANEIGLEIYKIDVSRVVSKYIGETEKNLGEIFHEAETSNVILFFDEADALFGKRSEVKDSHDRYANVEIGYLLQRMEEYKGIVILATNLNQNIDEAFLRRLHFNIAFPFPDKEQRKLIWLSIFPSGAPVEDNLDYDFLAEKFVMAGGNIKNIALNAAFYAAHAGCPIGIKQIMQAAKREYKKMGKTFLKSDFDPYYQLIEVVK, from the coding sequence ATGATAAGTTCAGAAAATAATGCAACAGACATTCCTGAAAATCAGGGCAATATGGATAGTAATCAAAAACCAATTGAGTATGCTTCAAGCCGAGAATACCTATTGGATGAGCTAAGTCGTCTGGATCTAGTATTAAGACGATTTATCCGGGATGATAAAGAAGAGGGCTGTACAACATTATATGCGGGTGTGGTTCTGTCAAAAGAGGAAATATACGATCTTCTGGACGATAAAAATACATTTGCTCAGGAAACCTCGATAGAGGAAAGACTTAGCGAATTAGACGAACAGATTGCAAAAAGGTTAGAAGCAAGCAAAGCATGCAGAAGGCACATTTCACTACCGTATTTGTCAAGACTACTCGGCTTGAGTCTGTTTGAACAAAGATGTCTTATCGCCTGCATGGCCCCTGAGATAGATCCCAAATATGAAAAGGTATACGGTTATTTTGAGAATGACACCTCAATAAAAAATCCAAGCATAAACCTAATGATGAATATATTTCTATCTACAGAGGATGAAAGAATTGAAGCTAGGAAATTATTCAGTCTGCAAGCACCTTTGGTCAGACTTTTGCTGGAAAGTAGGAACGATCTTTCAGATAACTGTATTCCGCTGATATCACGTCACCTAAAATTGGATGATTGGGTAGTCAACTATTTACTGGATATTAATATACTTGATTCAAGGTTGATACACGTCGCTGAAATGATTCAAACAGGGCAAAGACAAAATATCAGCGCTAATACTGAAAATGTGAGAATACTGCGTTTTATCGACTATTACAGGAATGGAAGAACAAAAAGAAATCAAATACTTTACTTCTATGGGCCTGAGGGAGCTGGAAAAAAAGAGTACGTACTTTCAGTATGTGAGTATCTTGGGTTACCTCTTATTGTGACAGATTTAGAAAAGATATTAAGCAATGATTTACCCTTTGACGAAATTCTCAAGCTGCTGGGCAGGCAAATTAAAATAAGCGGCGGTATTCTCTGCCTTGAGAACTTTCAACTACTGGTTTCAGATGAAAGAAGTCAGCAGATAAGAATCAACAGAATCCTGCAAATGCTCCATGAGTTTTCTGAAACAACATTTATTCTCGGAAGAACTCAATGGCATTTAACAAATACCGACAGCAGGTTTGCCTTTATTGCAGTGGAATATCCTTATCCTTCTGCAACAGAAAGAAGGAAACATTGGCAGGAGCTTAGTAAAAAATATCAGTTGGACGAAAAGTTGAACTTGAATAACTTTTCAGAAGTTTTTCGATTTACGCCGGGCCAGATTGAAAATGTTCTTAAACTAGGTGAAAACTATTCGGTATGGAATGGTTACAGCGATGGCAGAATTGAGGTTAATGACCTTACCAATGCCTGTTATACCCAATCAAATAAAAAGCTTGGTGAGCTGGCAAAAAGGATAGAGGCACTATACACAATGGAAATGCTTGTTTTGCCGGAAGATCAAATGTTGCAAATGAAAGAAATATGCAGGCAGGTAAAATACCGTTCAATTGTTTACGAAAAATGGGGATTCGAAAAGCGCCTTGCACTGGGAAAAGGATTGAACATCTTGTTTTCAGGTCCCCCGGGTAGTGGGAAAACAATGGCAGCAGAGGTAATCGCAAATGAAATAGGCCTTGAAATATACAAGATTGACGTCTCAAGAGTTGTAAGCAAATATATCGGAGAAACGGAAAAAAATCTTGGAGAAATATTCCATGAGGCCGAGACATCAAATGTCATACTGTTTTTCGACGAAGCTGATGCTCTGTTTGGAAAGCGTTCCGAAGTCAAAGATTCACATGACCGATATGCAAATGTTGAAATAGGCTATCTGCTTCAAAGAATGGAAGAATACAAGGGAATAGTTATTCTTGCAACAAACCTGAATCAGAACATTGATGAAGCTTTCTTGCGAAGATTACACTTTAATATAGCGTTCCCATTTCCTGATAAGGAGCAGCGTAAGCTTATATGGTTGAGTATATTTCCTTCCGGGGCTCCGGTAGAAGACAACCTGGATTACGATTTTCTGGCAGAGAAATTTGTTATGGCAGGAGGAAATATCAAAAATATAGCATTAAATGCAGCTTTTTATGCTGCCCATGCAGGATGCCCCATAGGTATAAAGCAAATAATGCAGGCGGCAAAAAGAGAATACAAAAAAATGGGTAAAACGTTTTTGAAATCAGATTTTGACCCATATTATCAACTGATTGAGGTGGTGAAATAA
- a CDS encoding DUF4255 domain-containing protein, translating to MAVETRTVIRDVSASLKALIKANVPELNDDSYITFGSPSDVDSATMTLSLCLYYLTESHSMRNSERERIPGTNQLFDPPSYLDLYYLMTPYAKDRDTELLILGKLFQLFHEHAVLSGDDLKGNLAVCGNEHIRISYNNLSLQDIKQLWEVFPGKPAKLSLSYLVSAVRMPAEKIITFPLITEDPTLKYYDLKTHTNLSQKNT from the coding sequence ATGGCTGTGGAAACCCGTACAGTAATCAGAGATGTAAGTGCAAGCCTGAAGGCTTTAATTAAGGCAAATGTTCCCGAACTGAATGATGACAGTTACATAACATTTGGTTCCCCAAGCGATGTAGATTCAGCAACTATGACACTTTCATTATGTTTGTATTACCTTACCGAAAGCCATAGCATGAGAAACAGTGAGAGAGAGCGTATACCGGGGACAAACCAGTTATTTGACCCTCCATCCTATCTTGACCTCTATTATCTTATGACTCCATATGCAAAGGATAGGGATACAGAGCTTTTGATTTTGGGAAAACTGTTTCAATTGTTTCATGAGCACGCAGTACTAAGTGGTGACGACCTTAAAGGAAATCTGGCCGTATGCGGAAATGAACATATAAGGATATCTTACAATAATTTATCACTGCAGGATATTAAACAACTATGGGAGGTATTCCCAGGGAAACCTGCAAAATTAAGCCTGTCTTACCTGGTTTCTGCGGTACGGATGCCGGCAGAAAAAATAATTACATTCCCATTAATTACAGAAGATCCAACATTAAAATATTACGATTTGAAAACTCATACCAATTTATCTCAAAAAAATACATGA
- a CDS encoding phage late control D family protein yields MGTTNVANYKIKLNGSDFSADLFNAIETLTVEDEINLPSMFRIQMNMVDSGNGKWRGIDLKTFKPGDKLSISMGLDKPELMLSGEITSLELLVAEHSLVEIRGYDLLHRLRMGTRNKVFTKKKDSDIASEIAREHGLTPQVDDTKTIYPYVFQNNISNYDFLLKRAAYLDYELYAQDKKLYFVKSRAPKAPELPEFNYKRDYEELNLELRALTKGSEVTVRGWNVKEKKEIEALAKKGDESTKMGGKESGYDITVKSIEKAPVSFWVENLIDVSEGKAAAAAAYNSLLREFITGEGKCYGNPLVRAGKSVKLLGIDERFTGVYYIISTIHNIDKQGYMTKFKVKRTGI; encoded by the coding sequence ATGGGTACTACAAATGTTGCAAACTACAAAATTAAGCTTAATGGATCTGACTTTTCTGCAGATTTATTCAATGCAATTGAAACTTTGACAGTCGAGGATGAAATAAACCTTCCTTCCATGTTCCGTATACAAATGAATATGGTGGACAGTGGTAATGGAAAATGGCGGGGTATTGATTTAAAAACCTTTAAACCCGGAGATAAGTTATCAATTTCAATGGGACTTGACAAGCCAGAATTAATGTTAAGCGGAGAGATAACATCGTTGGAACTGCTGGTTGCCGAGCACAGCTTGGTTGAAATAAGAGGCTATGACCTGCTTCACAGGCTGCGTATGGGAACCAGAAACAAGGTTTTTACCAAGAAAAAGGATAGCGATATAGCCAGTGAAATTGCCCGTGAACATGGGCTTACTCCTCAGGTGGACGATACAAAAACCATTTATCCCTATGTTTTTCAGAATAATATCAGCAATTATGATTTCTTACTGAAGAGGGCGGCATATCTGGATTATGAGCTTTATGCCCAGGACAAGAAATTATACTTTGTCAAGTCCCGGGCTCCTAAAGCCCCTGAACTTCCTGAATTTAATTACAAAAGGGATTATGAGGAACTGAATCTTGAACTAAGAGCATTAACAAAAGGAAGTGAAGTTACCGTAAGGGGCTGGAATGTAAAGGAAAAAAAGGAAATAGAAGCTTTGGCAAAAAAGGGAGACGAATCAACAAAAATGGGAGGAAAAGAATCTGGCTACGATATTACTGTAAAAAGTATTGAAAAAGCTCCGGTATCCTTCTGGGTTGAAAATCTCATTGATGTAAGTGAAGGTAAAGCGGCAGCTGCGGCAGCGTATAACAGCCTTCTTAGAGAATTTATAACCGGCGAGGGAAAATGCTACGGTAATCCTTTGGTCAGGGCCGGAAAATCCGTAAAACTTTTGGGGATAGATGAACGCTTTACAGGAGTCTACTATATTATTTCAACTATCCATAACATAGATAAACAGGGCTATATGACTAAATTTAAGGTA
- a CDS encoding phage tail assembly protein yields MDILQTEFNFTLPKGYVDDTGTVHKQGTMRLATAADEIMPLRDARVQQNPAYLSVILLSRVVINLGTLKMITPRVIEELYTSDFSYLQELYNRINQNGSNIIRTKCPKCDHPFEVEAEILGE; encoded by the coding sequence ATGGATATTTTACAAACAGAGTTTAACTTTACACTGCCGAAAGGTTATGTTGACGATACAGGAACGGTACATAAGCAGGGAACCATGCGTTTGGCCACTGCTGCAGATGAAATAATGCCCCTTCGTGATGCACGAGTACAGCAAAACCCAGCTTATTTATCAGTAATCCTGCTTTCGAGGGTAGTAATAAATTTAGGTACACTTAAAATGATAACCCCCAGGGTTATAGAGGAGTTGTATACTTCTGACTTTTCCTATTTGCAGGAATTATACAACAGAATCAACCAGAATGGCTCTAATATCATAAGAACCAAATGTCCCAAATGTGATCACCCTTTTGAGGTTGAGGCTGAGATTCTGGGGGAATAA
- a CDS encoding DUF6760 family protein, translating into MTGYPLDRLYEEVAFLSYYLHWDYKTVLGLEHFERERWCREVSEINKKLNGDEGKKDFFEV; encoded by the coding sequence ATAACCGGCTACCCTCTCGACCGCCTCTACGAGGAGGTAGCCTTTTTGTCCTACTACCTGCACTGGGATTATAAAACTGTGCTGGGCTTGGAGCATTTTGAGAGAGAACGCTGGTGCAGGGAAGTAAGTGAAATAAACAAGAAGCTCAACGGAGATGAGGGCAAGAAAGATTTCTTTGAGGTTTAG